From Actinopolymorpha cephalotaxi, one genomic window encodes:
- a CDS encoding lysylphosphatidylglycerol synthase domain-containing protein: MFSLRVVTTSALRVINGRAVRLGFAAIAVTFGVLAVATRWAEVTSALGRLHPLLVLAALAPAILALTCAMVMWRLLLAGLGSRLPARVAARVLFVSQLGKHLPGSVWPMLAQMELGRDHGVPRRRTATAFVLTMLFSLTTGLLVATGTLPFAAGAQTRDYRWAFLLTPLLLALLHPRVLDPLLTRLLKLVRRPAMERPLTGRTTALVAATGVVQWLLNGLHAWILAVGLGADPVAAVPLAVGGFALAWCVGFLVVVTPAGLGVREAVLVATLAPVLAPADALVLALVSRVLLTASDLILAGASVTSMRGSRHHRTTREPVS; this comes from the coding sequence GTGTTCTCGCTCCGTGTCGTCACTACGTCAGCACTCCGGGTGATCAACGGCAGGGCGGTGCGCCTGGGTTTCGCGGCGATCGCGGTGACCTTCGGCGTCCTCGCCGTCGCCACCCGGTGGGCCGAGGTCACCTCCGCGCTGGGCCGGCTGCACCCGCTGCTGGTGCTCGCCGCGCTGGCGCCGGCGATCCTCGCCCTGACCTGCGCGATGGTGATGTGGCGGCTGCTGCTGGCCGGGCTGGGCTCGCGGCTGCCGGCCCGGGTGGCCGCGCGGGTGCTGTTCGTCAGCCAGCTCGGCAAGCACCTGCCGGGTTCGGTGTGGCCGATGCTCGCGCAGATGGAGCTCGGCCGCGACCACGGCGTCCCACGGCGCCGGACCGCCACGGCGTTCGTCCTCACGATGCTGTTCAGCCTCACCACCGGTCTGCTGGTCGCCACCGGGACGCTGCCGTTCGCGGCCGGTGCGCAGACCCGGGACTACCGGTGGGCGTTCCTGCTCACTCCTCTCCTCCTCGCCCTGCTGCACCCGCGGGTCCTCGATCCGCTGCTCACCCGCCTGCTGAAACTCGTGCGCCGGCCCGCGATGGAGCGCCCGCTCACCGGACGTACGACGGCGCTGGTGGCGGCGACCGGCGTGGTCCAGTGGTTGCTGAACGGCCTGCACGCGTGGATCCTCGCCGTCGGGCTCGGCGCCGACCCGGTGGCGGCAGTTCCGCTGGCGGTGGGCGGCTTCGCCCTCGCCTGGTGCGTGGGGTTCCTGGTGGTGGTCACCCCGGCCGGGCTCGGCGTGCGCGAGGCGGTCCTGGTCGCGACGCTCGCACCCGTGCTGGCCCCGGCCGACGCGCTCGTCCTCGCGCTGGTGTCCCGGGTGCTGCTGACCGCTTCCGACCTCATCCTCGCCGGCGCGAGCGTGACGTCGATGCGGGGTTCGCGGCACCACCGGACGACCCGCGAACCGGTCAGCTGA
- a CDS encoding homogentisate 1,2-dioxygenase: MTYYRRVGEVPPKRHTQFRRPDGGLYREELMGEEGFTSDSSLLYHAGVPSAIVDSRVWELPDLATKANHPLTPRHLKLHGLFADLDWKSQDAVTGRRLLLGNADVRLSYVWAGEESPYYRNAIGDECVYVESGTARVETVFGVLEARPGDYVLLPRATTHRWIPTGDTPLQAYCIEANSHISPPKRYLSRYGQFLEHSPYCERDLHGPEEPYVREGEDVEVLVKHRGQGPAGIVGTRMVYATHPFDVVGWDGCLYPYTFNVSDFEPITGRVHQPPPVHQVFEGTNFVVCNFCPRKVDYHPLAIPVPYYHSNVDSDEVMFYCGGDYEARKGSGIGLGSISLHPGGYAHGPQPSAIEAALGAEYFDELAVMVDTFRPLELGEAGIASDDGVYAWTWAGRRAT; the protein is encoded by the coding sequence ATGACCTACTACCGCAGGGTTGGCGAGGTCCCGCCCAAGCGGCACACGCAGTTCCGGCGGCCCGACGGCGGCCTCTACCGCGAGGAGCTGATGGGTGAGGAGGGCTTCACCTCCGACTCGTCGCTGCTCTACCACGCGGGCGTGCCGTCGGCCATCGTCGACTCCCGGGTGTGGGAGCTGCCCGACCTCGCCACCAAAGCCAACCACCCGCTGACGCCGCGGCACCTGAAGCTGCACGGGTTGTTCGCCGACCTGGACTGGAAGTCCCAGGACGCCGTAACCGGCCGCCGGCTGCTGCTGGGCAACGCCGACGTCCGGCTGTCCTACGTCTGGGCCGGTGAGGAGTCGCCGTACTACCGCAACGCGATCGGCGACGAGTGCGTGTACGTCGAGTCCGGAACGGCTCGGGTGGAGACGGTGTTCGGCGTGCTCGAGGCCCGGCCAGGCGACTATGTCCTGCTGCCGCGGGCGACCACGCACCGGTGGATCCCGACCGGCGACACCCCGCTGCAGGCGTACTGCATCGAGGCCAACTCCCACATCTCCCCGCCCAAGCGGTACCTCTCGCGCTACGGCCAGTTCCTGGAGCACTCGCCCTACTGCGAACGCGACCTGCACGGACCCGAGGAGCCGTACGTCCGCGAGGGCGAGGACGTCGAGGTCCTGGTGAAGCACCGCGGCCAGGGGCCCGCGGGCATCGTCGGCACCCGGATGGTCTACGCCACCCACCCGTTCGACGTGGTGGGCTGGGACGGCTGTCTGTACCCCTACACGTTCAACGTCTCCGACTTCGAGCCGATCACCGGCCGGGTCCACCAGCCGCCTCCGGTGCACCAGGTCTTCGAGGGCACCAACTTCGTGGTCTGCAACTTCTGCCCCCGCAAGGTCGACTACCACCCGCTGGCGATCCCGGTGCCCTACTACCACTCCAACGTCGACAGCGACGAGGTGATGTTCTACTGCGGCGGCGACTACGAGGCGCGCAAGGGTTCCGGGATCGGGCTGGGCTCGATCTCCCTGCATCCCGGCGGGTACGCCCACGGGCCGCAGCCGAGCGCGATCGAGGCGGCGCTGGGTGCGGAGTACTTCGACGAGCTCGCGGTCATGGTCGACACCTTCCGCCCGCTGGAGCTCGGCGAGGCCGGCATCGCCAGCGACGACGGCGTGTACGCCTGGACCTGGGCCGGCCGCCGCGCCACCTGA
- a CDS encoding MFS transporter, which translates to MTTSTVRTSGWRGGRTHRLYSVVVFIVLASVDNVAAVLVPPLYSPIARDLEVRESAVGLVTAVSFLVAAIAAVAWAYAGDRTRRKPMLMIGTLVWAAGTSGTALAGNYAEFFVAQMVAAVGLGAVASVGFSVVSDLIAPRRRGLVMSFWGLSQGLGTLVGTLLAGVLGAADWRRPFLVLTVVGLVAAVAYLFTYDVRRGQSEPELAAIFAEGGDYGHRISRADLPGILARRTNVWLVMQGFTAQFVFGSLVWLPRLFQAKAQAAGHSEEISIVIGSLFATLFQLGGVLSIVGGLVGDRLQRRTPRGRAMVAAVGILGGIPFYVVLFFLPLHLDVSDTAGTGTVVAAVLASVVTEPTVTVSFAMALLALALTSANSPNWFALLADVNPPEHRGTVYSAGNLVNGVGRALGNGLVGVSFRALAVGFPPPLNYAVGLAVFQLFFVPTGAMYWLASRTSPRDLAEVRETLRARVAAETAPSGTNPATATGPPEESGRDTRE; encoded by the coding sequence GTGACCACGAGTACGGTGCGAACCTCCGGCTGGCGTGGAGGCAGGACGCACCGCCTCTACAGCGTGGTCGTCTTCATCGTGCTCGCCTCCGTCGACAACGTGGCCGCCGTCCTGGTGCCGCCGCTCTACAGCCCGATCGCCCGGGACCTGGAGGTGCGGGAGAGCGCGGTCGGCCTGGTCACCGCGGTGAGCTTCCTGGTGGCCGCGATCGCCGCCGTGGCCTGGGCGTACGCCGGGGACCGGACCCGCCGAAAACCGATGCTGATGATCGGCACGCTGGTGTGGGCGGCCGGGACCAGTGGCACCGCGCTGGCCGGCAACTACGCGGAGTTCTTCGTCGCCCAGATGGTCGCCGCCGTCGGCCTCGGCGCGGTCGCCTCGGTCGGCTTCTCCGTGGTCAGCGACCTGATCGCGCCCAGACGCCGCGGCCTGGTGATGAGCTTCTGGGGGCTGTCACAGGGCCTCGGCACCCTGGTCGGCACCCTGCTCGCCGGGGTACTCGGGGCCGCGGACTGGCGCCGGCCGTTCCTCGTGCTCACCGTCGTCGGGCTGGTCGCGGCGGTGGCGTACCTCTTCACGTACGACGTCCGGCGCGGCCAGAGCGAGCCGGAGCTCGCGGCGATCTTCGCCGAGGGGGGCGACTACGGCCACCGGATCAGCCGGGCCGACCTGCCCGGCATCCTCGCCCGGCGGACCAACGTGTGGCTGGTGATGCAGGGCTTCACCGCGCAGTTCGTCTTCGGATCGCTGGTGTGGCTGCCGCGGCTGTTCCAGGCCAAGGCGCAGGCGGCCGGGCACTCCGAGGAGATCTCCATCGTCATCGGCAGCCTGTTCGCCACTCTCTTCCAGCTCGGCGGTGTGCTCTCCATCGTCGGCGGCCTGGTCGGCGACCGGCTGCAGCGGCGGACCCCGCGCGGGCGGGCGATGGTCGCCGCCGTCGGCATCCTCGGCGGCATCCCGTTCTACGTCGTGCTGTTCTTCCTACCGCTGCACCTCGACGTCTCCGACACCGCCGGTACGGGCACGGTCGTCGCGGCGGTGCTCGCCAGCGTGGTCACCGAGCCGACGGTGACGGTCAGCTTCGCGATGGCGCTGCTCGCCCTCGCGCTGACCTCCGCCAACTCACCGAACTGGTTCGCGCTGCTGGCCGACGTCAACCCGCCCGAGCACCGCGGCACCGTCTACAGCGCGGGCAACCTCGTCAACGGCGTCGGCCGGGCGCTCGGCAACGGACTGGTCGGGGTGAGCTTCCGGGCGCTGGCCGTGGGCTTCCCGCCGCCGCTGAACTACGCGGTCGGGCTGGCGGTGTTCCAGCTGTTCTTCGTACCCACCGGGGCGATGTACTGGCTGGCGTCGCGGACGTCCCCGCGCGACCTGGCGGAGGTACGCGAGACACTGCGGGCGCGGGTGGCGGCCGAGACCGCGCCGTCGGGCACAAATCCGGCCACGGCCACCGGCCCGCCGGAGGAATCGGGGCGCGACACCCGGGAGTGA
- the fahA gene encoding fumarylacetoacetase: MATTSWVPVPAGSPFTVHNLPYGVFSLPDEDPRVGVAIGNHVLDLAPLAASEYADFAGVFTAPTLNPFMALGARAWHAVRHWVTERLTDEAFRSLVEPELVPADQVRLHLPFEVADYVDFYASEHHATRLGRLLRPNEPPLTPNWHHLPIGYHGRAGTVAVSGTPVTRPCGQHLAPGETSPSFGPSTRLDLEAEVGFVVGTPTVAGQRVSVDEVREYVFGVVLVNDWSARDLQAWEARPLGPFLGKSFRTSVSPWVVPLAALDAATVAPPAQDPAPLPHLRGTNDFGLDLDLEVSINDQVVARPRYADMYWTPAQMLAHLTSNGATLRTGDLLASGTVSGPGEGEYGCLMEASAGGTRPLTLADGSTRTFLRDDDVVTIRATAPAPGGGRLGLGEVTGQVRPATP, encoded by the coding sequence GTGGCCACGACGAGTTGGGTGCCGGTCCCCGCGGGTTCGCCGTTCACGGTGCACAACCTGCCGTACGGCGTCTTCTCCCTCCCCGACGAGGATCCGCGGGTGGGCGTGGCCATCGGCAACCACGTTCTCGACCTCGCACCGCTCGCGGCCAGCGAGTACGCCGACTTCGCCGGGGTGTTCACCGCCCCGACGCTGAACCCCTTCATGGCGCTGGGCGCCCGGGCCTGGCACGCCGTCCGGCACTGGGTGACCGAACGCCTGACCGACGAGGCGTTCCGCTCCCTGGTCGAACCCGAACTCGTCCCGGCGGACCAGGTGCGGCTGCACCTGCCGTTCGAGGTCGCGGACTACGTCGACTTCTACGCCTCCGAACACCACGCCACCCGCCTCGGCCGGCTGCTCCGCCCGAACGAGCCGCCGCTGACCCCCAACTGGCACCACCTGCCGATCGGCTACCACGGCCGGGCCGGCACGGTCGCGGTCTCCGGAACGCCGGTGACGCGGCCGTGCGGGCAGCATCTGGCCCCGGGCGAGACGTCTCCGTCGTTCGGCCCGTCGACCCGACTCGACCTGGAGGCGGAGGTGGGTTTCGTGGTGGGCACCCCCACCGTCGCGGGGCAGCGGGTGAGTGTGGACGAGGTACGCGAGTACGTCTTCGGCGTGGTCCTGGTCAACGACTGGTCGGCGCGCGACCTGCAGGCGTGGGAGGCCCGGCCGCTCGGGCCGTTCCTCGGCAAGTCGTTCCGGACCTCCGTCTCGCCGTGGGTGGTCCCGCTGGCCGCGCTGGACGCCGCGACGGTGGCGCCGCCGGCCCAGGACCCCGCGCCGCTGCCGCACCTGCGCGGTACGAACGACTTCGGGCTCGACCTCGACCTCGAGGTGTCGATCAACGACCAGGTGGTCGCCCGCCCCCGCTACGCCGACATGTACTGGACGCCGGCGCAGATGCTCGCCCACCTCACCTCCAACGGCGCGACACTGCGCACCGGCGACCTGCTCGCCTCCGGCACGGTGTCCGGGCCGGGTGAGGGCGAGTACGGCTGCCTGATGGAGGCCTCGGCCGGGGGCACGCGACCGCTCACGCTGGCGGACGGCTCCACGCGCACGTTCCTGCGAGACGATGACGTGGTGACCATCCGGGCCACCGCACCGGCGCCGGGTGGCGGCCGGCTGGGACTGGGAGAGGTGACCGGGCAGGTCCGTCCGGCCACCCCGTAG
- a CDS encoding acyltransferase family protein has translation MTALTPTTIPVPAPAPVRRTRSGPWQAFVETVAARTPATRDRALDAYRALATLGVVTGHWLVGALVAQPDGTLRIASPLRDLGALAPASWVLQMLGLFFLVGGHSAVSSLARSSERGEPYAGWLRRRFARLTRPVLAATALSAGCLAVLGAVGVPEGTLRTWVVLLVQPFWFVAVYALLTMLTGYAVAADRRWGGWAALPLLAFVAAGDLARYGPWSDAMPGWIGMVNLVPGWLFAYQLGVSWSRGRLGRPVAWLLLVGGASLFALLLLVFHYPASMVGVPGAARSNAHPPSLLVPALAAFQSGAALLLHGPVTRLMRRPGLWAGVAAVNLAAMTIFCWHQVPMVLVSLAGKSAIGAVPGLTTSPDQLSWVLARLAWLPVMAVVLVAVVAVTRRFEAPLGLRAPLARVVAAVVTAAAVGFFVTLH, from the coding sequence ATGACCGCCCTGACGCCCACCACGATTCCGGTCCCCGCACCGGCTCCGGTTCGCCGCACGCGCAGCGGGCCGTGGCAGGCGTTCGTCGAGACCGTGGCCGCCCGTACGCCCGCGACCCGCGACCGGGCGCTGGACGCCTACCGCGCCCTGGCCACGCTCGGCGTGGTGACCGGCCACTGGCTGGTCGGCGCGCTGGTCGCCCAGCCCGACGGCACGCTGCGGATCGCCAGCCCGCTGCGCGACCTGGGCGCGCTGGCGCCGGCCAGTTGGGTGCTGCAGATGCTGGGGCTGTTCTTCCTGGTCGGCGGGCACTCCGCGGTGTCGAGCCTGGCCCGGTCCTCCGAACGCGGCGAGCCGTACGCTGGCTGGCTGCGCCGCCGGTTCGCGCGGCTGACCCGGCCGGTGCTCGCCGCGACCGCGCTGTCGGCCGGTTGCCTGGCCGTCCTCGGCGCGGTCGGAGTACCCGAGGGAACCCTGCGTACGTGGGTCGTCCTGCTGGTCCAGCCGTTCTGGTTCGTCGCCGTCTACGCGTTGCTGACGATGCTCACGGGGTACGCCGTGGCGGCCGACCGGCGGTGGGGCGGATGGGCGGCGCTGCCGCTGCTGGCGTTCGTGGCCGCCGGTGACCTGGCGAGGTACGGCCCGTGGAGCGACGCGATGCCCGGCTGGATCGGGATGGTGAACCTGGTGCCGGGCTGGCTGTTCGCGTACCAGCTCGGCGTCTCCTGGTCACGCGGTCGGCTCGGGCGGCCGGTCGCCTGGCTGCTGCTGGTGGGCGGCGCGAGCCTGTTCGCCCTGCTGCTGTTGGTGTTCCACTACCCGGCCAGCATGGTCGGGGTGCCGGGTGCGGCCCGCTCCAACGCGCACCCGCCGTCGTTGCTGGTGCCCGCACTGGCGGCGTTCCAGTCCGGCGCGGCCCTGCTGCTGCACGGCCCGGTCACCCGGCTGATGCGCCGGCCCGGTCTGTGGGCGGGCGTCGCCGCGGTGAACCTGGCCGCGATGACCATCTTCTGCTGGCACCAGGTGCCGATGGTGCTGGTGTCCCTGGCCGGGAAGTCGGCGATCGGCGCGGTGCCGGGACTGACCACCTCACCGGACCAGCTGTCGTGGGTGCTCGCCAGGCTGGCATGGCTTCCGGTGATGGCGGTGGTGCTGGTCGCGGTGGTCGCGGTGACGCGGAGGTTCGAGGCGCCGCTGGGCCTTCGGGCTCCGCTGGCACGGGTGGTCGCGGCGGTGGTCACCGCCGCCGCCGTGGGCTTCTTCGTCACGCTGCACTGA
- a CDS encoding alpha/beta hydrolase, with the protein MRTLLPPLLAATVLLGLTPAGSAVAATDTHTALPPLQYAARTVDGHRFLAYDPRGDGRVVEVLGDLATADQVAVLVPGAGHRLGNYLTGGARPTPRGAGRALLAELYRQSPGTGSAVVVWLGYDTPEGVDVASARSERAEAGARDLIRFLREDLARRVSPGTRITLVGHSYGSVVIGRAAPAVHVDDIVVVGSPGMDAGSRAGLRTTARVWAARAPGDPIRFAPPLRVGGFGHDADPTAPGFGARTFGVGTARGHADYFTRGTESLANIARIVRGRTGEVTR; encoded by the coding sequence GTGCGAACTCTGCTGCCTCCACTGCTCGCCGCGACCGTCCTGCTGGGCCTCACACCCGCGGGAAGTGCCGTCGCCGCCACTGACACCCACACGGCCCTCCCGCCGTTGCAGTACGCCGCCCGCACCGTCGACGGTCACCGGTTCCTCGCCTACGACCCGCGCGGCGACGGCCGGGTCGTCGAGGTGCTCGGCGATCTGGCCACCGCCGACCAGGTGGCCGTCCTCGTCCCCGGCGCCGGCCACCGGCTGGGCAACTACCTCACCGGCGGTGCCCGGCCCACGCCTCGCGGAGCGGGCCGGGCTCTGCTGGCCGAGCTGTACCGGCAGTCGCCCGGCACCGGCTCGGCCGTGGTCGTCTGGCTGGGTTACGACACCCCCGAAGGCGTCGACGTCGCCTCCGCCCGCTCCGAACGCGCGGAGGCCGGCGCCCGGGACCTGATCCGCTTCCTGCGGGAGGACCTGGCGCGCCGGGTGTCCCCGGGCACCCGGATCACCCTGGTCGGCCACAGCTACGGGTCGGTGGTGATCGGCCGGGCCGCACCCGCGGTGCACGTCGACGACATCGTGGTCGTGGGCAGCCCCGGAATGGACGCGGGCAGCCGGGCCGGTCTGCGCACCACCGCGCGGGTGTGGGCAGCGCGGGCGCCGGGCGACCCGATCCGGTTCGCTCCGCCGCTGCGGGTGGGTGGCTTCGGCCACGACGCGGACCCCACCGCCCCGGGCTTCGGTGCCCGCACGTTCGGCGTCGGCACCGCTCGCGGGCACGCCGACTACTTCACTCGCGGAACCGAGTCGCTGGCCAACATCGCCCGCATCGTCCGCGGCCGGACCGGCGAGGTGACCCGATGA
- a CDS encoding ABC transporter ATP-binding protein yields the protein MSEQPQNGAGPLVEAKSLSRVFGHGEKAVRAVDDVSFTLGRQEVVSIVGESGSGKSTLARLVLRLLDPTSGTLHLSGRDVTSLKGRDLQAYWRDVQAVFQDPFSSFNQFFTVRRLLNRSLRLAAAGSAERGETLMAQALDHVGLSADVLDKWPHQLSGGQRQRVMIARALMLQPRILVADEATSMLDASLRANILNVLADLRRDYDMTILFITHDIGQACYVSDRVLVMSQGQVVEQGPTDEVIFNPRHEYTQRLLADVPRLHENILD from the coding sequence ATGAGCGAACAGCCCCAGAACGGCGCCGGGCCGCTGGTCGAGGCGAAGTCGCTGTCCCGCGTCTTCGGCCACGGCGAGAAGGCCGTCCGGGCCGTCGACGACGTGTCGTTCACGCTGGGACGCCAGGAGGTGGTGTCCATCGTGGGGGAGAGCGGCAGCGGGAAGTCGACGCTGGCCCGGCTGGTGCTGCGGCTGCTGGACCCGACGTCGGGGACGCTGCACCTGTCCGGCCGGGACGTGACCTCACTGAAGGGGCGCGACCTGCAGGCGTACTGGCGGGACGTGCAGGCGGTCTTCCAGGACCCGTTCAGCTCGTTCAACCAGTTCTTCACCGTACGTCGGCTGCTCAACCGGTCGCTGCGGCTCGCCGCCGCCGGGTCGGCCGAGCGGGGCGAGACGCTGATGGCCCAGGCGCTGGACCACGTGGGGCTGTCCGCGGACGTGCTCGACAAGTGGCCGCACCAACTGTCCGGTGGCCAGCGGCAGCGGGTGATGATCGCGCGGGCGCTGATGTTGCAGCCCCGTATCCTGGTCGCCGACGAGGCCACCTCGATGCTGGACGCGTCGCTGCGGGCGAACATCCTGAACGTCCTCGCCGACCTGCGCCGCGACTACGACATGACGATCCTGTTCATCACCCACGACATCGGCCAGGCGTGCTACGTGAGCGACCGGGTGCTGGTGATGAGCCAGGGCCAGGTCGTCGAGCAGGGTCCCACCGACGAGGTCATCTTCAACCCGCGGCACGAGTACACCCAGCGGCTGCTCGCCGACGTACCCCGGCTGCACGAGAACATCCTCGACTGA
- a CDS encoding ABC transporter ATP-binding protein, protein MTGVTTTTTSTGALLRAERLRAAYNVEGGQVVAVDDVSVEVRKGEVLGVAGESGCGKSTLGAILSLTVRPPLYVLSGSLEVDGRQLDLGPDRRPPRSWRGEVVSLLPQGAMNSLSPTVRIRDFAYDVIRAHQPGVRRDTAIERARQRLEQLDLPARVLDYYPHQLSGGMKQRVVTVISTLLNPRLLIADEPTSALDVSSQRILIEMLREMLKQDIIGGVIFITHDLPVLNTIADRIAVMYAGKIAEVSPATELINRPRHPYSASLLSSVLVPEPHMRQTRVRGIPGAPPSLARPPAACRFHPRCPLVMDICRTEEPPQVGDERRHSLCWWAEQHPGQTVEVGR, encoded by the coding sequence ATGACCGGGGTGACGACCACCACGACCAGCACCGGCGCCCTGCTGCGGGCCGAGCGGCTGCGGGCCGCGTACAACGTCGAGGGCGGCCAGGTGGTCGCGGTCGACGACGTGTCGGTCGAGGTGCGCAAGGGCGAGGTGCTCGGGGTGGCCGGTGAGTCCGGCTGCGGCAAGAGCACCCTCGGCGCGATCCTGTCGCTGACCGTCCGGCCGCCGCTGTACGTGCTGAGCGGTTCGCTGGAGGTCGACGGCAGGCAGCTCGACCTCGGCCCGGACCGCAGGCCGCCGCGGTCGTGGCGGGGTGAGGTGGTCTCGCTGCTGCCACAGGGCGCGATGAACTCCCTCAGCCCGACGGTGCGGATCCGGGACTTCGCCTACGACGTGATCCGGGCCCACCAGCCGGGCGTTCGGCGGGACACCGCGATCGAACGGGCGCGGCAGCGACTGGAACAACTCGACCTGCCCGCCCGCGTCCTCGACTACTACCCCCACCAGCTCAGCGGCGGGATGAAGCAGCGGGTCGTCACGGTGATCTCCACCCTGTTGAACCCGCGGTTGCTGATCGCCGACGAGCCGACGTCGGCGCTGGACGTGTCCTCCCAGCGGATCCTGATCGAGATGCTGCGGGAGATGTTGAAGCAGGACATCATCGGCGGCGTCATCTTCATCACCCACGACCTGCCGGTGCTGAACACGATCGCCGACCGGATCGCAGTGATGTACGCCGGGAAGATCGCCGAGGTCAGCCCCGCGACCGAGCTCATCAACCGGCCCCGCCACCCCTACAGCGCGTCGCTGCTGTCGTCGGTGCTGGTGCCCGAGCCGCACATGCGGCAGACGAGGGTGCGCGGCATTCCCGGCGCGCCGCCGAGCCTGGCGCGCCCGCCGGCCGCGTGCCGGTTCCATCCCCGATGCCCGCTGGTGATGGACATCTGCCGTACGGAGGAACCCCCGCAGGTCGGTGACGAGCGCCGGCACTCGCTGTGCTGGTGGGCCGAACAGCACCCCGGCCAGACCGTGGAGGTGGGTCGATGA
- a CDS encoding ABC transporter permease, which translates to MRMARFTPRFWVSAVVFALVVAFAVLGPLVFGANPGKDVGGLYDPPSGTAWLGTDDLGHDVFTNLMLGTRTSLIIGLVAGLVATLIGVVVGLLAGYHGGVVEEALMGVTNVALAIPAIVVLILLSVAIDFRSIVAMAVVIAITSWPWTARAVRAQASSVRTREHLDVARLSGARTFDILIWDVLPYLMSYIAMAFVLQVSGAILAEAGLSLLGLGPSGSVSLGIMLNWALVGESLLNGAWWAFLPPTILLTLIAFALLMLQSSLDEVFNPRLRRGRRQRGAAAGAGAGAAVSLVTSGTIAAETLDVGAAGDPLPEPGAGERTVGSGPDRTSERSGSA; encoded by the coding sequence ATGCGGATGGCACGCTTCACCCCACGGTTCTGGGTCTCGGCGGTGGTCTTCGCCCTCGTCGTGGCGTTCGCGGTCCTGGGGCCGCTCGTCTTCGGCGCGAACCCCGGCAAGGACGTCGGCGGACTGTACGACCCGCCGTCGGGCACCGCCTGGCTCGGCACCGACGACCTCGGCCACGACGTCTTCACCAACCTGATGCTCGGCACCCGGACCTCGCTGATCATCGGCTTGGTGGCGGGGCTGGTGGCCACGCTCATCGGCGTCGTCGTGGGCCTGCTCGCGGGCTACCACGGCGGGGTGGTGGAGGAGGCGCTGATGGGCGTCACCAACGTCGCCCTGGCCATCCCCGCGATCGTCGTCCTCATCCTGTTGTCGGTCGCGATCGACTTCCGTTCGATCGTGGCGATGGCGGTGGTCATCGCCATCACCAGCTGGCCCTGGACGGCACGGGCGGTGCGTGCGCAGGCGAGCAGTGTGCGTACGCGCGAACACCTCGACGTGGCCAGGCTGTCCGGTGCTCGTACGTTCGACATCCTGATCTGGGACGTCCTGCCGTACCTCATGTCCTACATCGCGATGGCGTTCGTGCTGCAGGTGTCCGGCGCGATCCTCGCCGAGGCCGGCCTGTCCCTCCTGGGCCTCGGCCCGAGTGGGAGCGTCTCGCTCGGCATCATGCTCAACTGGGCACTGGTCGGTGAGTCGTTGCTGAACGGCGCCTGGTGGGCGTTCCTGCCGCCGACGATCCTGTTGACGCTGATCGCGTTCGCCCTGCTGATGTTGCAGTCCAGCCTGGACGAGGTGTTCAACCCGCGGCTGCGGCGTGGCCGCAGGCAGCGCGGTGCGGCCGCCGGCGCCGGCGCCGGAGCGGCGGTGTCCCTGGTCACCAGCGGCACCATCGCGGCCGAGACCCTGGACGTCGGGGCGGCGGGTGACCCCCTGCCCGAACCCGGTGCGGGCGAACGCACCGTCGGCTCCGGTCCGGACCGTACGAGCGAAAGGTCGGGTAGCGCATGA